The following are encoded together in the uncultured Sphaerochaeta sp. genome:
- a CDS encoding iron ABC transporter permease, with protein sequence MFTKKRILQFCAAALIFLLADFWMYSTLSSDFRSYEAERNFNEIELFAQTVPDERTPQDFARWVPTVKDIIPGARALYLTFDEQSFNFIPESGSETVNALFQAYSSTPEFQKAMESVYYLEPMKLGSTYQADYSLDPGTISADIIKSQVYFVPVVDETGYQVSGAAMILVPSSTATGYSNLLKTLFIAAAVVFLGILLVLTFTRDPLTGFMVLGLFGIVIVFIAYPLIEAIRLSFMKDGVFSLQTWKESLSPTYMVALWGSLRLGVLTATISTLVGFMFAFLIERTSFKKKKLMTTMATMPVISPPFSLSLSIILLFGNNGLISKQLLHLNTSIYGLGGLTIVQVIGMFPIAFMTISGVLRQIDSTVEDASLDLSATRWQTFKEITLPLSVPGILSAWLLVFTNSLADFANPLLLSGDYRVLSTEAYMLVTGRSNLGAGSALSFILLMPTLTAFLVQRNWVAKKSYVTVTGKPSTTLTELTNKPVRVALETFSWIFLGFIASLYLTIVAGCFVVNWGIDYSFTLANWGEAVSRGWTSIRDTVTLAAIATPTAGLLAMLAAMLIVRKKFPGKRFLEMLIMTPYAIPGTLIGISYILAFNRQPLLLVGTGAIIVINYVIRELPVGLENGITALHQIDPAIEESAADLGADVPTVFKTIVLPLIRPAFLSSMSYTFVRSMTAVSAIIFLISARWNHLTVLIFNFSENLRFGLASVLSTILIVIVLSVWGLMQVVVRDDKLTQKTISTR encoded by the coding sequence ATGTTTACAAAAAAACGCATCCTTCAGTTCTGCGCTGCAGCGCTGATATTCCTGCTGGCTGATTTCTGGATGTACAGCACACTCTCTTCTGATTTCAGATCATATGAAGCAGAGCGTAATTTCAATGAAATTGAGCTGTTCGCGCAAACAGTTCCCGATGAGAGGACCCCACAGGATTTTGCTCGGTGGGTTCCAACGGTCAAAGACATCATCCCAGGGGCAAGGGCGCTCTATCTTACCTTTGACGAACAGAGCTTCAACTTCATACCTGAAAGTGGATCTGAGACGGTAAATGCTTTATTCCAAGCGTATAGCAGCACTCCTGAATTCCAAAAGGCTATGGAGAGTGTTTACTATCTGGAGCCAATGAAGCTTGGATCAACGTATCAAGCTGATTATAGCCTGGACCCTGGTACGATTAGCGCAGATATCATCAAAAGCCAGGTATATTTTGTACCCGTCGTGGATGAGACGGGGTATCAAGTATCCGGAGCTGCAATGATTCTTGTCCCTTCCAGTACTGCCACTGGATACAGCAACTTGCTCAAGACCCTGTTCATTGCCGCAGCAGTGGTGTTCTTGGGTATTCTCCTTGTACTTACCTTTACCCGTGATCCATTGACGGGATTCATGGTACTGGGATTATTTGGTATTGTTATTGTCTTTATCGCTTACCCCTTGATAGAGGCCATCAGGCTCTCCTTCATGAAAGATGGGGTATTCAGCCTACAGACATGGAAAGAGAGTCTCTCCCCTACCTATATGGTGGCACTGTGGGGATCGCTGAGACTGGGTGTGCTTACAGCTACCATTTCCACGCTGGTTGGATTCATGTTCGCCTTCCTGATTGAACGGACAAGTTTCAAGAAAAAGAAATTGATGACCACCATGGCAACCATGCCTGTCATATCTCCCCCGTTCAGTCTCTCCCTCTCTATCATTCTATTGTTTGGGAACAATGGACTGATCAGTAAACAATTGCTTCATCTGAACACCTCTATTTATGGCTTGGGTGGCTTGACCATTGTACAGGTAATTGGGATGTTCCCTATAGCATTCATGACAATCAGTGGTGTCTTGAGGCAGATTGATTCCACGGTGGAAGATGCCTCCCTTGACCTGAGTGCTACCAGATGGCAGACATTCAAGGAGATCACCCTCCCACTCTCTGTTCCTGGCATTCTATCAGCTTGGTTGTTGGTTTTCACCAATTCGCTGGCTGACTTTGCAAATCCGTTATTGCTGAGCGGTGACTACCGGGTACTCTCAACAGAAGCCTATATGTTGGTCACCGGTCGTAGTAACCTGGGAGCTGGTTCAGCCCTTTCCTTCATCCTCCTGATGCCAACCCTCACAGCCTTCTTGGTACAGCGTAACTGGGTTGCAAAAAAGAGTTATGTAACGGTAACAGGAAAGCCCTCCACTACGCTTACCGAACTCACCAACAAACCGGTCAGGGTTGCCTTGGAGACCTTCTCATGGATTTTCCTCGGATTCATTGCCTCTCTCTATCTGACCATCGTGGCAGGCTGTTTCGTGGTCAACTGGGGTATCGACTACTCCTTCACCCTGGCTAACTGGGGGGAAGCAGTCTCTCGTGGATGGACATCCATTCGTGACACGGTAACCCTGGCAGCCATCGCAACACCCACAGCAGGACTCTTGGCCATGCTTGCCGCAATGTTGATAGTAAGAAAGAAATTCCCTGGAAAACGATTTCTTGAGATGTTGATCATGACTCCCTATGCCATTCCTGGTACCTTGATCGGTATCAGTTACATCCTGGCATTCAACCGGCAACCACTCTTGCTGGTAGGAACTGGAGCGATCATTGTCATAAACTATGTAATTAGAGAACTACCGGTAGGACTGGAGAATGGCATTACTGCCCTGCACCAGATTGATCCTGCCATCGAGGAAAGCGCAGCTGACCTGGGTGCTGATGTACCTACAGTCTTCAAAACGATCGTCCTTCCCTTGATTCGTCCGGCATTCTTATCCAGCATGTCCTACACCTTTGTACGGTCCATGACTGCTGTCAGTGCCATCATCTTCTTGATTTCGGCTCGCTGGAATCACCTGACCGTTCTGATCTTCAACTTCTCGGAAAATCTTCGTTTCGGTCTCGCCAGCGTCTTGTCAACCATCCTCATCGTCATCGTGCTTTCTGTCTGGGGGCTGATGCAGGTTGTGGTTCGTGATGACAAGCTCACCCAAAAAACTATTTCAACCCGCTAA
- a CDS encoding ABC transporter substrate-binding protein yields MKKTIALVLALVMLVPALFAQGGQEAAPAPAASETAAPVAAASGSVNAYTTLEEPLAAKLFQLFEQETGIKVNFVRLSGGETVARLEAEASNPQASIWVGGVGLDHITAKSKGLTTPYVSRYTSKTPEQFRDPDNFYIGLYVGPLTFVTNLDRAAELGIEPPKSWADLLKPEYKGYVRMANPNSSGTAYNTLTTVLDIFGTEDKMIEYMKELDKNIDQYTKSGSAPGKSVATGEIPVAIGYAHDQVKLKAAGSPIVITAPSEGTGYELASMSLVKGGPDTVNAKKLYDWVLSSPVAQKTFTEWYVVLVAEGAAKHPDALSINEIKTVNQDMAWDGDKVNKTRLLDRWTNEIGNKR; encoded by the coding sequence ATGAAAAAAACTATTGCTTTGGTTTTGGCTCTCGTAATGCTCGTACCTGCGCTGTTTGCACAGGGTGGCCAAGAGGCTGCTCCTGCACCTGCTGCAAGTGAAACTGCAGCTCCTGTGGCTGCTGCTTCGGGAAGCGTCAATGCCTATACGACGCTTGAGGAACCTCTTGCCGCAAAACTGTTCCAATTGTTTGAACAAGAGACTGGTATCAAGGTTAATTTTGTTCGTCTCAGTGGTGGAGAGACGGTTGCTCGTCTTGAGGCTGAAGCATCCAATCCCCAGGCATCCATCTGGGTTGGTGGTGTTGGACTTGACCACATCACAGCAAAGAGCAAAGGTTTGACCACCCCTTATGTAAGCCGCTACACGTCCAAAACCCCTGAGCAGTTCCGTGACCCGGATAACTTCTACATCGGTCTCTATGTTGGTCCTCTCACCTTCGTGACCAACCTTGATCGTGCAGCAGAGCTCGGAATCGAACCACCAAAAAGCTGGGCCGATCTTCTCAAGCCTGAATACAAGGGATATGTCCGCATGGCAAACCCCAACTCCTCCGGTACGGCATATAATACCTTGACCACGGTTCTCGATATTTTCGGAACTGAGGACAAGATGATTGAGTACATGAAGGAACTGGATAAGAACATCGACCAGTACACCAAGAGTGGAAGCGCCCCTGGCAAGAGCGTTGCTACCGGTGAAATCCCTGTTGCTATCGGTTATGCACACGACCAGGTCAAGCTCAAGGCAGCTGGATCCCCAATCGTTATCACCGCACCTTCCGAAGGAACCGGTTACGAGCTGGCAAGCATGTCCTTGGTAAAGGGTGGCCCGGATACTGTCAATGCAAAGAAATTGTATGACTGGGTTCTCTCCAGTCCGGTTGCCCAGAAAACCTTTACCGAGTGGTACGTGGTACTGGTAGCTGAAGGTGCCGCCAAGCATCCTGATGCACTGTCCATCAATGAAATCAAGACAGTCAACCAGGATATGGCTTGGGACGGAGACAAGGTCAACAAGACTCGTCTGCTTGACCGCTGGACCAATGAGATCGGAAACAAGAGATAA
- a CDS encoding GNAT family N-acetyltransferase, producing the protein MNIVQCNTLTSEQKKHIEELYAHCCLQEPLTQELFLVNDMNIEPEKPCFFLGYEAAQLISVLTAFFPTKEEIEFNGFTHPDKRKQGHMTALIAAALPHFAQARYNQALFIREKGSQSGKEYLNKRYPTIARTEYVLELKSSAWKMKKTTGVLTEVTTQTQEIAGKILSEIFEQDEQISKQHLTFLLSRPDGQVYLYYVEGVPVGTVNVHHLDKEVAMIHAVGIHKPFRRMGHGQRMMVSLLNELTQDTPVVRLEVDSDNPPALALYQKLGFCTLNRVDYHAMIF; encoded by the coding sequence ATGAACATCGTACAATGCAACACACTTACGAGTGAACAAAAAAAACACATTGAAGAGCTGTATGCACACTGCTGCCTACAGGAACCACTTACACAAGAGCTGTTTCTTGTTAATGACATGAATATCGAACCTGAAAAACCGTGCTTTTTCCTTGGGTATGAGGCAGCACAGCTAATCAGTGTACTAACAGCATTCTTTCCTACCAAAGAAGAAATTGAATTCAATGGTTTCACCCATCCAGATAAAAGAAAACAGGGCCATATGACGGCTCTCATTGCTGCCGCTCTCCCCCACTTTGCACAGGCAAGGTATAATCAAGCACTTTTTATCAGAGAGAAGGGATCGCAAAGTGGCAAGGAGTATCTCAACAAACGCTATCCGACCATTGCACGAACAGAATATGTACTTGAACTGAAAAGCAGCGCGTGGAAAATGAAGAAAACTACCGGTGTCCTCACAGAGGTTACCACACAAACACAAGAGATTGCAGGAAAAATCCTGAGTGAAATTTTTGAGCAGGATGAGCAAATCAGTAAACAACACCTAACGTTCCTTCTCTCCCGCCCCGATGGTCAGGTATATCTCTACTATGTTGAAGGGGTGCCTGTAGGTACAGTGAATGTGCACCACCTTGATAAAGAGGTGGCAATGATCCATGCAGTAGGAATCCATAAGCCATTCAGAAGAATGGGTCATGGGCAGCGTATGATGGTATCTCTTCTCAATGAGCTCACACAGGATACACCTGTGGTAAGACTGGAAGTTGATAGTGACAACCCCCCTGCTCTGGCTTTGTATCAGAAACTCGGCTTTTGTACGCTGAACCGAGTTGATTACCATGCAATGATTTTTTGA
- the eda gene encoding bifunctional 4-hydroxy-2-oxoglutarate aldolase/2-dehydro-3-deoxy-phosphogluconate aldolase: MHEALFEQIHTIGLVPVVKIDDADKAEGLAGALIAGGLPCAEVTFRTAAAEEAIRRISGAYPEMLVGAGTVTNLEYAKKAVAAGAKFLVSPGFNPTVVDWALENNIPIVPGVCTPSDIEAGISRGLTTLKFFPAEVSGGVDMLKNFAGPFPDLVFMPTGGISTKNLASYARQPNVLAVGGSWMVKADLIEAEDWQAIADLSREAVRTLQGLEFAHMGINNQDAAEAEKTIRGLEALGMVKKSGNSSTFLDTTIEVLPKQYLGKMGHIGFRCFSIERTLSYLSQFGFSVNGETIARDAKGKIKVCYLEQELSGFAIHLIKA, translated from the coding sequence ATGCATGAAGCACTGTTTGAACAAATCCATACGATCGGCCTGGTACCGGTGGTGAAGATCGATGACGCCGATAAGGCCGAGGGCCTTGCAGGGGCCCTGATCGCAGGCGGCCTGCCCTGTGCAGAGGTGACCTTCCGCACTGCAGCAGCAGAGGAAGCGATCAGGCGTATCAGTGGGGCATACCCCGAGATGCTCGTGGGTGCCGGCACGGTGACCAACCTCGAGTATGCAAAGAAGGCAGTGGCAGCCGGGGCCAAGTTCCTCGTCTCCCCGGGATTCAACCCCACCGTCGTGGACTGGGCACTGGAAAACAATATCCCCATCGTCCCGGGTGTCTGCACCCCCAGCGACATCGAGGCGGGCATCAGCCGTGGGCTTACCACCCTCAAGTTCTTCCCCGCAGAGGTCAGCGGTGGGGTGGACATGCTCAAGAACTTCGCTGGGCCCTTCCCCGACCTCGTCTTCATGCCCACCGGCGGTATCAGCACCAAGAACCTTGCCAGCTATGCCAGGCAGCCCAATGTCCTGGCAGTAGGCGGATCGTGGATGGTCAAGGCCGACCTCATCGAGGCGGAGGACTGGCAGGCGATAGCGGACCTGAGCAGGGAGGCCGTGCGCACCCTCCAGGGGCTGGAGTTCGCCCATATGGGCATCAACAACCAGGATGCGGCAGAGGCTGAGAAGACCATCAGGGGTCTGGAGGCTCTGGGCATGGTGAAGAAGAGCGGCAACAGTTCCACCTTCCTGGATACCACCATCGAGGTGTTGCCTAAGCAGTACCTGGGAAAGATGGGCCACATCGGCTTCAGGTGTTTCTCCATCGAGCGCACCCTCTCCTACCTCTCCCAGTTCGGCTTCTCCGTGAACGGGGAGACCATCGCACGCGATGCAAAGGGCAAGATCAAGGTATGTTACCTTGAGCAGGAGCTCAGCGGCTTCGCCATCCACCTGATCAAGGCATAA